A window of the Vibrio ostreae genome harbors these coding sequences:
- a CDS encoding peptidoglycan DD-metalloendopeptidase family protein, which yields MIGCVAHTPAPVSGLKKDYTSIERGSYRGSYYEVRRGDTLYYIAYITDKNVNDIIRYNNLPKPYTIHPGQKLKLWQPAYTPPAYGGTGAGPAVAVAAAASAPAKAAASAAKPIKMSNGSNTASISQTANVTADQVKKYPNKGVEQSKPKEYVGSVNKQTVNKKVSESSSSNAKVAQSNARPASSNAKPASSSAKKPASSSAKVAKWMWPTKGRVIQNFSAGDQGNKGIDIAGQRGQSIMSTAAGTVVYSGSALRGYGNLVIIKHNDHYLSAYAHNDRLLVKEGQSVNAGQKIATMGSSGASSVRLHFEIRYQGKSVNPKRYLP from the coding sequence ATGATAGGCTGCGTAGCGCATACCCCTGCGCCGGTATCGGGACTGAAGAAAGATTACACCTCTATCGAACGTGGCAGTTATCGTGGCAGCTACTATGAGGTTCGCCGTGGCGATACCTTGTACTACATCGCCTATATTACCGATAAGAACGTTAATGACATCATTCGTTACAATAATCTGCCGAAACCTTACACCATTCACCCGGGGCAGAAACTTAAGCTCTGGCAGCCTGCCTACACGCCTCCCGCTTATGGCGGCACCGGAGCTGGTCCAGCGGTTGCTGTGGCTGCGGCCGCATCAGCGCCGGCTAAAGCAGCGGCTTCTGCTGCTAAACCGATCAAAATGAGCAATGGCTCTAATACCGCATCAATATCACAAACTGCTAATGTAACCGCTGATCAGGTTAAAAAATACCCAAATAAGGGTGTTGAACAATCAAAACCAAAGGAGTATGTTGGTTCTGTAAATAAACAAACTGTTAACAAAAAAGTAAGTGAATCTTCATCTTCGAACGCTAAGGTAGCTCAATCGAACGCCAGGCCAGCGAGTTCCAACGCTAAGCCAGCGAGTTCGAGTGCTAAAAAGCCAGCGAGTTCGAGTGCTAAAGTAGCGAAGTGGATGTGGCCGACTAAAGGTCGGGTGATTCAGAACTTTTCCGCTGGGGATCAAGGCAACAAGGGGATCGACATCGCAGGACAGCGCGGTCAGTCCATCATGTCCACCGCAGCAGGAACAGTGGTTTATTCGGGCAGTGCACTACGCGGATATGGCAATCTAGTCATTATCAAGCACAACGATCATTATCTGAGTGCTTATGCCCACAACGATCGGTTGCTGGTTAAAGAAGGACAAAGTGTAAACGCCGGCCAGAAGATAGCCACAATGGGCAGTTCAGGAGCCAGTAGTGTTCGCTTACATTTTGAAATTCGTTATCAAGGTAAGTCAGTGAATCCAAAACGCTACTTACCATAA
- a CDS encoding protein-L-isoaspartate(D-aspartate) O-methyltransferase translates to MTNPKADKLIQLLSGHGISDEKVLAAIHALPREKFVSQAMMHQAYDNNALPIGQGQTISQPYIVAKMTQMLGLQRDSKVLEVGTGSGYQTAVLAQLVDHVCSVERIKSLQWEAKRRLKQLDIYNVSTKHGDGWQGWAAKGPFDAIIVTAAAPVVPQALLDQLADGGRLVIPVGEEEQQLLLIVRHGDHFDTHVVEMVRFVPLVSGDLA, encoded by the coding sequence ATGACTAATCCGAAAGCGGACAAACTGATTCAACTGTTATCCGGTCACGGTATTAGTGATGAGAAAGTACTGGCCGCCATCCACGCTCTGCCACGGGAAAAGTTCGTGTCGCAGGCGATGATGCATCAGGCCTATGATAATAACGCTTTGCCGATCGGTCAGGGTCAGACCATTTCCCAGCCTTACATCGTGGCGAAAATGACCCAGATGCTCGGGTTGCAGCGTGACAGTAAGGTGCTGGAAGTTGGCACAGGCTCTGGTTACCAGACCGCAGTGCTGGCACAGCTGGTCGATCATGTCTGTTCGGTGGAGCGGATAAAGTCGCTGCAGTGGGAAGCAAAGCGCCGTCTTAAGCAGCTCGATATTTATAATGTTTCCACCAAACACGGTGACGGCTGGCAGGGCTGGGCGGCGAAAGGGCCGTTTGATGCCATCATTGTGACCGCAGCCGCTCCCGTTGTTCCGCAGGCTCTGCTGGATCAACTGGCTGACGGCGGACGTCTGGTGATCCCGGTCGGTGAAGAAGAGCAGCAACTGCTGCTGATTGTTCGCCATGGTGACCATTTCGACACCCATGTGGTGGAGATGGTGCGTTTTGTGCCTTTAGTTTCTGGTGATCTGGCCTGA
- the surE gene encoding 5'/3'-nucleotidase SurE: MSDKKLKILLSNDDGVYAEGIRALAYALADMAEIVIVAPDRNRSGASNSLTLEQPLRVTKIEPNTYSVQGTPTDCVHFALNELMKDDLPDLVLSGINHGANLGDDVLYSGTVAAAMEGHFLGVQSIAFSLVGKHHFATAGKIARQLVEQHLSSPIPTNRLINVNIPDVPLAKLQGQKVTRLGARHHAENMIKQKDPRGHDIYWLGPPGREQDAGEGTDFHAVEHGFVSITPLQVDLTAHESLGAMNDWLMTKGKEGADD; the protein is encoded by the coding sequence ATGAGTGATAAAAAATTAAAAATTCTGCTCAGTAATGATGATGGCGTATACGCGGAGGGCATTCGTGCTCTGGCTTATGCGCTGGCAGATATGGCTGAAATCGTGATTGTCGCCCCGGATCGCAACCGCAGCGGAGCGTCGAACTCTCTGACCTTAGAGCAGCCATTACGCGTCACCAAGATTGAACCGAATACCTATTCAGTGCAGGGCACGCCGACCGACTGCGTGCATTTTGCGTTAAACGAGCTGATGAAAGATGATTTGCCGGATCTGGTGCTGAGTGGTATCAACCACGGCGCTAACCTCGGCGATGACGTGCTCTATTCAGGCACGGTTGCGGCGGCGATGGAAGGCCATTTCCTCGGCGTGCAGTCGATTGCGTTTTCTCTGGTCGGAAAACATCATTTTGCCACCGCGGGGAAAATTGCCCGTCAGCTGGTTGAGCAACATTTATCTTCTCCGATTCCGACCAACCGATTAATCAATGTCAACATTCCGGATGTGCCGTTGGCCAAACTGCAAGGCCAGAAGGTCACGCGCCTGGGTGCCCGTCACCATGCCGAGAATATGATTAAACAGAAAGACCCGCGTGGCCACGATATCTACTGGCTTGGTCCTCCGGGGCGTGAGCAGGATGCCGGTGAAGGCACCGATTTCCATGCGGTTGAGCATGGTTTTGTGTCGATTACGCCGCTGCAGGTGGATTTGACGGCCCATGAGTCGCTGGGCGCGATGAACGACTGGTTGATGACCAAGGGAAAGGAAGGTGCGGATGACTAA
- the truD gene encoding tRNA pseudouridine(13) synthase TruD, protein MTDLLSSLAYLCGKPTAKAKIKAKPEHFKVFEELGYEFSGQGEQVMIRIRKTGENTSFVANELAKACGVKSKDVSWAGLKDRHAVTEQWLSVHLPQGKFPNLAQFEAQYPSIEVLAMQRHNKKLRPGDLQGNRFEVTLSEVSDMDDVLQRLQVVAQQGVPNYFGNQRFGRDGNNLHEARRWGRENVRTRNQSQRSLYLSSARSWIFNHIVSARIEAGCFYRFIDGDIALQGKEQSLVEADKLSEWNALLEQGQAAISAALAGDNALPTRSDALALEQPQLDAEPDLLKLIGGNRMRHDRRAVSMMPQDLSWDVNGDEITLRFALDAGSFATSIVRELVEEIAVERVYE, encoded by the coding sequence ATGACAGATCTTTTATCATCGTTGGCTTATTTATGTGGTAAACCAACAGCGAAAGCAAAAATCAAAGCCAAGCCGGAACACTTTAAGGTGTTTGAGGAGCTGGGCTACGAGTTCAGTGGTCAGGGCGAACAGGTAATGATCCGGATTCGCAAAACCGGTGAGAATACCAGTTTTGTTGCCAATGAACTGGCCAAAGCGTGCGGCGTGAAGTCGAAAGACGTCAGCTGGGCCGGCCTGAAAGACCGCCATGCGGTGACCGAGCAGTGGCTGAGTGTTCACCTGCCACAGGGTAAGTTCCCCAATCTGGCTCAGTTTGAAGCCCAGTATCCGAGTATTGAGGTGCTGGCGATGCAGCGTCACAATAAAAAGCTGCGTCCGGGCGATCTGCAGGGCAACCGGTTTGAGGTGACCTTAAGTGAAGTCAGCGATATGGATGATGTGCTGCAAAGGTTGCAAGTAGTTGCACAGCAAGGCGTTCCGAATTATTTTGGTAATCAGCGCTTTGGCCGCGATGGCAATAACCTGCATGAAGCGCGGCGCTGGGGACGAGAGAATGTGCGTACCCGCAACCAGAGTCAGCGTAGCCTGTATCTGTCCAGTGCCCGTTCGTGGATCTTTAATCATATCGTGTCTGCGCGCATTGAGGCCGGCTGTTTTTATCGCTTTATTGACGGCGACATCGCCCTGCAAGGTAAGGAGCAGTCATTGGTTGAGGCCGATAAGCTCAGCGAATGGAACGCGCTGCTGGAACAAGGTCAGGCGGCGATTTCTGCGGCGTTGGCGGGTGACAACGCGCTGCCAACCCGTAGTGACGCGCTGGCGCTGGAGCAGCCGCAGCTGGATGCGGAGCCGGACCTGCTCAAGCTGATTGGCGGTAACCGTATGCGTCATGATCGACGTGCGGTGTCGATGATGCCGCAGGATCTGAGCTGGGACGTCAACGGTGATGAGATTACCCTGCGCTTTGCGCTGGATGCCGGCAGCTTCGCGACCTCGATTGTACGCGAGCTGGTGGAAGAGATTGCCGTCGAACGGGTCTATGAGTGA
- the ispF gene encoding 2-C-methyl-D-erythritol 2,4-cyclodiphosphate synthase: protein MIRIGHGFDVHKFGGEGPVIIGGVAVPYEQGLIAHSDGDVALHALCDALLGAMAAGDIGRHFPDTDEKWKGADSRELLKDVYRRVKAQGYRLGNCDVTIMAQAPKMAPHIDAMCAAIAHDLETALTNVNVKATTTERLGFTGRKEGIACEAVVLLVKA from the coding sequence ATGATTCGAATCGGCCACGGTTTTGACGTGCATAAATTTGGTGGTGAAGGACCGGTGATTATCGGTGGTGTCGCGGTGCCTTACGAGCAAGGTCTGATCGCGCACTCCGATGGCGACGTGGCTTTGCATGCGCTGTGTGATGCGCTGCTTGGCGCGATGGCGGCCGGTGATATCGGCCGCCATTTCCCGGATACCGATGAGAAATGGAAAGGCGCGGACAGCCGAGAGCTACTCAAAGATGTTTACCGCCGGGTGAAGGCGCAGGGTTACCGTCTGGGTAACTGCGATGTCACCATCATGGCTCAGGCTCCGAAAATGGCGCCGCATATCGACGCCATGTGTGCGGCCATCGCGCACGATTTAGAAACAGCATTAACCAACGTCAATGTTAAAGCCACCACGACAGAGCGGCTTGGCTTTACCGGGCGTAAAGAAGGCATTGCCTGTGAGGCTGTGGTACTGCTGGTTAAAGCCTGA
- the ispD gene encoding 2-C-methyl-D-erythritol 4-phosphate cytidylyltransferase, with translation MTDLITAIVPAAGVGSRMQADRPKQYLTLHGQTVLEHTVEKLLSHPAIGQVVIAVSPGDPYFAELSLAAHPRVMRVDGGSERADSVLSALNYLCQQQLSNQWVMVHDAARPCVQHADISRLIEAAQEHPVGAILAAPVRDTMKRGDGSGNIDHTVERVALWHALTPQMFRIRPLRDALAQALQQQIAITDEASAFEWLGDKPGLVASRADNIKITQPEDLALADFYLRQKA, from the coding sequence ATGACTGACCTTATCACTGCCATCGTTCCTGCCGCCGGCGTCGGCAGCCGGATGCAGGCCGACCGGCCGAAACAATATCTGACTCTGCACGGCCAGACTGTGCTTGAACATACGGTTGAAAAACTGCTCAGTCACCCGGCTATCGGTCAGGTGGTGATTGCTGTCAGTCCGGGCGATCCCTATTTTGCTGAGCTGTCGCTGGCTGCTCATCCGCGCGTGATGCGGGTTGATGGCGGCAGTGAACGGGCCGATTCGGTGTTGTCGGCGCTGAACTATCTTTGTCAGCAGCAGTTATCTAATCAGTGGGTCATGGTGCATGATGCTGCCCGGCCTTGTGTACAGCATGCGGATATTTCGCGCCTGATTGAGGCCGCTCAGGAACATCCGGTCGGGGCGATTCTGGCCGCGCCGGTACGTGATACCATGAAGCGTGGTGACGGCAGCGGCAATATCGACCATACAGTGGAACGAGTGGCTTTATGGCACGCGCTGACGCCGCAGATGTTCCGCATCCGGCCACTGCGTGATGCGCTGGCTCAGGCTTTGCAGCAACAGATAGCGATCACCGATGAAGCGTCCGCTTTCGAGTGGTTGGGTGACAAACCCGGCCTGGTTGCCAGCCGCGCCGATAACATTAAAATTACTCAGCCGGAAGATCTCGCGTTGGCGGACTTTTACTTAAGACAAAAAGCATAA
- the ftsB gene encoding cell division protein FtsB → MRVFAVALTLLFACLQYDLWMGKNGIADYRSVAGEIEVQQQVNNNLHVRNQEMFAEIDDLRQGLDAIEERARHELGMVKDGETFYRIIGEENRS, encoded by the coding sequence ATGCGTGTATTTGCAGTGGCACTGACTCTGTTGTTTGCCTGCCTGCAGTATGACTTGTGGATGGGTAAAAACGGTATTGCTGACTATCGTTCGGTCGCGGGTGAAATCGAGGTTCAGCAGCAGGTGAACAATAACCTGCATGTGCGCAACCAGGAGATGTTTGCCGAAATTGACGATCTGCGTCAGGGACTGGACGCGATAGAAGAGCGTGCCCGCCACGAGCTGGGTATGGTCAAGGATGGCGAAACGTTTTACCGCATCATAGGTGAGGAAAACCGGTCATGA
- a CDS encoding undecaprenyl-diphosphate phosphatase has product MSYFEALMLALIQGLTEFLPISSSAHLILPSAIFGWADQGLAFDVAVHAGTLAAVVIYFRREVITLLRAFFGSIFKRQRGKEVTLAWMIVLATIPACVFGLVMKDVVETYLRSAWVIATTTIVFGLLLWYVDKYSVAQDDEYQAGWKKALFIGLAQAVAIIPGTSRSGITITAALYLGFTREAAARFSFLMSIPIIVLAASYLGMQLVTSGAPVHAGFMLTGIATSFVSAYLCIFFFLKLISRMGMTPFVIYRLLLGIGLFAFLLNQ; this is encoded by the coding sequence ATGAGTTATTTTGAAGCGTTAATGTTGGCTTTAATTCAGGGCTTAACCGAATTTCTACCCATTTCCAGTTCCGCACACCTTATTTTGCCTTCGGCCATTTTTGGCTGGGCCGATCAGGGGCTGGCGTTCGACGTGGCAGTGCACGCTGGTACGCTGGCAGCGGTGGTGATTTATTTTCGGCGTGAGGTCATCACCCTGTTACGGGCGTTTTTCGGATCGATTTTCAAACGTCAGCGCGGCAAAGAGGTCACTTTGGCCTGGATGATCGTGCTGGCGACGATCCCCGCTTGCGTGTTTGGCCTGGTGATGAAAGATGTGGTGGAAACCTATCTGCGCAGTGCGTGGGTGATAGCGACCACGACTATCGTGTTTGGTCTGCTGCTGTGGTATGTCGATAAATACTCCGTCGCGCAGGATGATGAATATCAGGCCGGCTGGAAAAAGGCGCTGTTTATCGGTCTGGCTCAGGCGGTCGCGATCATTCCCGGCACATCCCGCTCTGGTATCACCATCACTGCAGCGCTGTATCTCGGTTTTACCCGCGAGGCAGCCGCACGTTTTTCATTTCTGATGTCGATTCCGATCATTGTGCTGGCAGCCAGCTATCTTGGTATGCAGCTGGTGACCAGTGGTGCGCCTGTCCATGCCGGTTTTATGCTGACCGGAATTGCGACCTCTTTTGTCAGTGCTTATTTGTGTATCTTCTTTTTTCTGAAGTTGATTTCTCGCATGGGCATGACACCGTTCGTGATTTACCGTTTATTATTAGGTATCGGGTTGTTTGCCTTTTTACTCAATCAGTAA
- the folK gene encoding 2-amino-4-hydroxy-6-hydroxymethyldihydropteridine diphosphokinase, translating to MITTYVGVGSNLQRHKHIEAAINELAGLGEGLRLSTIYECESVGFDSHAFFNLVVELQTELNLSELSQTLRDIELRWGRDSQAQKFQDRMLDLDIILYGDTVSPAAPKLPRPDIYQYPFVIQPLYELCPTLSIPGAQQTIAQVWQQAKGLEALKPVELWFSVN from the coding sequence ATGATCACCACCTATGTGGGTGTGGGTTCCAATCTGCAGCGTCACAAACACATAGAGGCCGCAATTAACGAGCTGGCCGGGTTAGGGGAAGGGCTGCGCCTTTCCACTATCTATGAGTGTGAATCGGTCGGATTTGACAGCCATGCCTTTTTTAATCTGGTGGTTGAATTGCAGACGGAACTAAATTTGTCTGAGCTGTCTCAAACCCTGCGTGATATTGAACTGCGCTGGGGCCGTGACAGCCAGGCGCAGAAATTTCAGGACAGGATGCTTGATCTCGACATCATTCTGTATGGAGACACTGTGTCGCCCGCGGCACCCAAGTTGCCCCGCCCGGACATTTATCAATATCCCTTTGTGATACAGCCTTTGTATGAGCTGTGTCCGACGTTGTCCATTCCCGGCGCTCAGCAAACGATCGCACAGGTGTGGCAGCAAGCCAAAGGGCTGGAGGCGCTTAAGCCTGTGGAGCTTTGGTTCTCAGTTAATTAA
- the folB gene encoding bifunctional dihydroneopterin aldolase/7,8-dihydroneopterin epimerase, translating to MDKVFIEQLEVITTIGVYDWEQEIKQKLVLDLEMAHDNKPAGLSDDVADALDYSQVSQAVIDHIENGRFLLVERVAEEVAEIIMSRFSVPWIRIRLTKPGAVAQAKGVGVIIERGKA from the coding sequence ATGGATAAAGTTTTTATCGAGCAATTGGAAGTGATCACCACCATCGGTGTGTATGACTGGGAACAAGAGATCAAGCAGAAGCTGGTACTGGATCTGGAAATGGCACACGACAATAAGCCTGCCGGGCTGAGTGACGATGTGGCGGATGCCCTGGACTATTCTCAGGTCAGTCAGGCGGTGATCGATCACATTGAAAACGGCCGTTTCCTGTTAGTGGAACGCGTGGCAGAAGAAGTGGCAGAGATCATTATGAGCCGTTTCTCGGTGCCTTGGATCCGGATTCGCCTCACTAAGCCGGGTGCAGTGGCTCAGGCCAAAGGCGTGGGTGTGATCATTGAGCGAGGAAAAGCATGA
- the plsY gene encoding glycerol-3-phosphate 1-O-acyltransferase PlsY, protein MTPLALIMIISAYLLGSVSSAVLICKMTGLPDPRAVGSHNPGATNVLRIGSKKTAAAVLLCDMLKGTIPVWSAYFLGIDALLLGVIAIAACLGHMYPLFFHFKGGKGVATALGAIAPIGLDLTAMIMATWLVIAVLFRYSSLAALVTVLLAPFYTWMVKPHYTLPVAMLCCLIVLRHHQNIKRLISGTEPKVGAKHRDLD, encoded by the coding sequence ATGACGCCACTGGCACTCATTATGATCATTTCTGCTTACCTGCTGGGATCCGTCTCCAGTGCGGTGTTGATCTGCAAAATGACCGGACTGCCAGATCCGCGCGCCGTCGGCTCGCATAATCCGGGCGCGACCAATGTGCTGCGTATCGGCAGCAAAAAGACCGCGGCGGCCGTGCTGCTGTGTGACATGCTCAAAGGCACCATTCCGGTCTGGAGTGCGTATTTTCTCGGCATTGATGCGCTGCTGCTGGGCGTGATCGCGATCGCTGCCTGCCTTGGCCATATGTATCCGCTGTTTTTTCATTTTAAAGGTGGTAAAGGGGTCGCTACAGCACTGGGGGCGATCGCACCGATCGGACTCGATCTGACTGCGATGATCATGGCCACCTGGCTGGTGATCGCGGTGCTCTTTCGCTACTCTTCTCTGGCCGCACTGGTCACCGTACTGCTGGCACCGTTTTATACCTGGATGGTCAAACCGCATTACACCCTGCCGGTGGCGATGCTGTGCTGCCTTATCGTGCTGCGCCATCATCAGAATATTAAACGCCTGATCAGCGGCACCGAGCCGAAAGTCGGCGCCAAACACCGGGATCTCGACTAA
- a CDS encoding alpha/beta fold hydrolase has product MTMFTHDGQQMHYLDQGEGEVIVFGHSYLWDSAMWAPQVEALSAKYRCIVPDLWAHGQSQPAPASMRSLSDYAQHILALMDHLGIEAFTIVGLSVGGMWGAELTALAPQRVKALVMMDTFVGLEPEVTHAKYFHMLDTITALQAVPEPIVETVAPMFFAKQAAQTTPQLVQDFKQHLAALSGEQAVEVARIGRMVFGRRDLMEEVEKFALPVLIAVGAEDSPRPVLESYLMQDSISGSELVVIPQAGHISNLEQPQFVTEMLQRFLAKALK; this is encoded by the coding sequence ATGACGATGTTTACCCATGACGGCCAGCAGATGCATTATCTTGATCAGGGCGAGGGTGAAGTGATTGTGTTTGGCCACAGTTATCTGTGGGACAGCGCGATGTGGGCGCCGCAGGTCGAAGCGCTGAGCGCAAAATACCGCTGTATCGTGCCTGACCTGTGGGCGCATGGTCAGTCGCAACCGGCGCCGGCATCGATGCGCAGCCTGAGTGATTATGCCCAACATATTCTGGCGCTGATGGATCACCTCGGCATTGAGGCCTTCACCATCGTTGGCCTGTCGGTGGGCGGTATGTGGGGCGCAGAGCTCACGGCGTTGGCGCCGCAGCGCGTCAAAGCCCTGGTAATGATGGATACTTTTGTCGGCCTGGAGCCGGAAGTGACCCATGCGAAGTACTTCCACATGCTGGATACCATTACCGCACTGCAAGCGGTGCCGGAGCCGATTGTCGAGACGGTGGCACCGATGTTTTTTGCCAAGCAGGCAGCGCAAACGACGCCGCAACTGGTGCAGGACTTTAAACAGCATCTGGCCGCTCTGAGCGGTGAGCAGGCGGTGGAAGTGGCGCGTATCGGGCGGATGGTATTTGGTCGTCGTGACCTGATGGAAGAGGTCGAGAAGTTTGCGCTGCCGGTACTGATTGCGGTTGGCGCTGAAGACAGCCCGCGTCCGGTGCTGGAATCGTATCTGATGCAGGACAGCATTAGCGGCAGTGAACTGGTGGTGATCCCGCAGGCCGGCCACATCAGTAATCTGGAGCAGCCGCAGTTCGTGACGGAAATGCTGCAACGCTTTTTGGCCAAGGCGCTGAAATAA
- the tsaD gene encoding tRNA (adenosine(37)-N6)-threonylcarbamoyltransferase complex transferase subunit TsaD codes for MRIIGIETSCDETGIAIYDDENGLLAHKLYSQVKLHADYGGVVPELASRDHVKKTIPLIKAAMADANLTPADIDGVAYTAGPGLVGALLVGATIGRSLAYAWNVPAVPVHHMEGHLLAPMLEDNPPPFPFVAVLVSGGHSMMVEVKGIGEYQILGESIDDAAGEAFDKTAKLMGLDYPGGPLLARLAEKGTPGRFKFPRPMTDRPGLDMSFSGLKTFTANTIASNGDDEQTRADIAYAFQEAVCDTLVIKCKRALEQTGMKRIVIAGGVSANKQLRESLGKLAHKIGGEVYYPRTEFCTDNGAMIAYAGMQRLKNGDTTDLSLDARPRWPIDQLTPIAADA; via the coding sequence ATGCGCATTATTGGTATTGAAACCTCTTGTGATGAGACGGGTATAGCGATTTATGACGACGAGAACGGATTGCTGGCGCACAAACTCTATAGTCAGGTCAAACTTCATGCAGACTACGGTGGTGTGGTGCCGGAACTGGCCTCACGCGACCACGTTAAAAAAACCATTCCTCTGATTAAAGCGGCGATGGCCGATGCCAATTTGACGCCGGCCGATATTGACGGTGTGGCTTACACGGCCGGCCCGGGCCTGGTGGGCGCGCTGCTGGTTGGCGCCACTATCGGCCGCAGCCTGGCGTACGCCTGGAATGTGCCGGCGGTGCCTGTGCATCACATGGAAGGCCACCTGCTGGCGCCGATGCTGGAAGATAACCCGCCACCGTTCCCGTTTGTCGCGGTACTGGTGTCCGGCGGCCACTCAATGATGGTGGAAGTGAAAGGCATTGGTGAATATCAGATCCTCGGTGAGTCGATTGATGATGCGGCCGGTGAAGCGTTTGATAAAACCGCGAAACTGATGGGGCTGGATTATCCGGGCGGCCCGCTGCTGGCGCGTCTGGCGGAGAAGGGGACGCCAGGCCGCTTTAAGTTTCCGCGTCCGATGACCGACCGTCCGGGTCTGGACATGAGCTTTTCCGGCCTGAAAACCTTTACTGCCAATACCATTGCCAGCAATGGTGATGATGAGCAGACCCGCGCCGATATCGCCTATGCGTTCCAGGAAGCGGTGTGTGACACGCTGGTGATTAAGTGTAAACGTGCCCTGGAACAAACCGGGATGAAACGTATCGTGATTGCCGGCGGCGTGAGTGCCAACAAGCAGCTGCGTGAGTCGCTTGGTAAACTGGCACACAAAATCGGCGGTGAGGTGTACTACCCGCGCACGGAATTCTGTACCGACAACGGTGCGATGATCGCTTATGCCGGGATGCAGCGTCTCAAAAACGGTGATACCACGGATCTGAGCCTGGATGCGCGTCCGCGCTGGCCGATTGATCAACTGACGCCGATTGCGGCTGACGCTTAA
- the rpsU gene encoding 30S ribosomal protein S21 has product MPVVKVRENEPFDVALRRFKRSCEKAGILSEVRRREHYEKPTTVRKRAKAAAQKRHAKKLARENARRVRLY; this is encoded by the coding sequence ATGCCAGTAGTTAAAGTACGTGAAAACGAACCGTTCGACGTAGCACTGCGTCGTTTCAAGCGCTCTTGCGAAAAAGCAGGTATCCTTTCTGAAGTGCGTCGTCGTGAGCACTACGAAAAACCAACTACAGTTCGCAAACGCGCTAAAGCAGCAGCTCAAAAGCGTCACGCTAAGAAGCTTGCTCGCGAAAACGCTCGTCGCGTTCGCCTGTACTAA
- a CDS encoding GatB/YqeY domain-containing protein → MALIDTLKEEQKLAMKAKDKTRLGTIRLALSAIKQREVDEQITLSDDDILAVLTKMVKQRRDSVAQFEAAGRQDLADAEKAEITVLEDFMPQPLTEDEVSALIDSAITESEAAGMQDMGKVMAVLKPQIQGRADMGKVSGLVRAKLA, encoded by the coding sequence ATGGCTCTGATTGACACGCTCAAAGAAGAGCAAAAATTAGCGATGAAAGCCAAGGACAAAACGCGCCTTGGCACTATCCGTTTAGCTTTGTCAGCCATTAAGCAACGTGAAGTTGACGAACAGATTACTCTGTCCGACGACGACATTCTTGCTGTGCTGACGAAAATGGTTAAACAGCGTCGCGACTCTGTTGCGCAATTTGAAGCAGCCGGTCGTCAAGACCTCGCTGATGCGGAAAAAGCCGAAATTACAGTACTTGAGGATTTTATGCCTCAACCACTGACCGAAGACGAAGTGTCTGCACTGATTGACAGCGCAATCACCGAATCAGAAGCAGCGGGCATGCAAGACATGGGTAAAGTAATGGCTGTGCTGAAACCGCAAATTCAAGGGCGCGCAGATATGGGTAAAGTAAGCGGTTTAGTTCGCGCTAAGCTGGCTTAA